A genomic segment from Nicotiana sylvestris chromosome 1, ASM39365v2, whole genome shotgun sequence encodes:
- the LOC138889603 gene encoding uncharacterized protein has product MGFLQLVPQTRQNPASPAYRAGVMCVYHSGAEGHDTNDCWTLKRAVKNLIEQGKIVLRDEEVPNVTNNLLPAHNNGPLIGMICEDKEFDPTPKAIIAIVDAEIKPKAAPKQEKGEKKTNTIKAELEKKAETKTETVVPSENDVLYIPRGRSEKPQRFEIKRGMPVYVSKSAYVVRGMIKPPRLNKPVVIGRVPQKPMTDPSTVPWNYQQTLVTYKGKEIAGELPKNTSAGKYPDIQEVNDATWKRFPPKKNVSAEEAEAFFRKMNMPDYEVVDQLRKYPEQVSMLSLLMRSVEHQKILLKTLNEVYVSAETSVEQLERMTERFFAVNQVSFSKNDLPPKGAAHNKALHLTVKCEDYYVKRVMLDGVLGVDICPLSMLQRMEIGTKRIHPNNVCVRAFDGIKMETLGEIDLILTIGPVEFEETFQVLDMNTSYNFLLGRPWIHAAGAVPSTLHQMVKFEYEDREIVVHGEDKQFIYRDPSIPYLEAREGSEHTVYQAFEIVVADQYKEGKPCPQPFLSNASIMVAKEMIRHGFKLGKGLGRSLQGIVELITLPTSEKFFGVGFRPTPADKRWANDRKNYGWVLPQPVPHLYKTFVKPKYIEEEDDEAFTAEKIEEIYGKILYETHIVQPGEGSSTAEVLYMGPNAKLQNWKAMPFPTRREFR; this is encoded by the coding sequence ATGGGCTTCCTGCAActagtccctcagacaaggcaaaATCCAGCATCACCTGCTTACAGAGCCGGTGTCATGTGTGTTTATCATTCGGGAGCAGAAGGGCATGATAccaatgattgttggactttaaaaAGGGCGGTAAAGAACTTAATAGAACAGGGAAAGATAGtattaagggacgaggaggtcccaaatgtgaccaacaatctgttgcccgctcacaataatgggccgttgaTTGGGATGATCTGTGAGGACAAGGAGTTTGATCCTACCccgaaagctataatcgccattgtcgatgcAGAGATAAAGCCTAAAGCAGCCCCGAAgcaagagaaaggggaaaagaagactaaTACCATCAAGGCTGAGCTCGAAAAGAAGGCTGAGACAAAGACAGAGACGGTGGTGCCTTCGGAGAATGATGTTCTCTATATTCCACGAGGTCGATCAGAGAAGCCACAGAGATTCGAAATAAAAAGGGGAATGCCGGTGTACGTGTCAAAAAgcgcctatgtggtccgggggatgaTTAAACCGCCTCGGCTGAAtaagccagtggttatcggacgcgtaccacagaagccaatgacagacccgtctacggtaccgtggaattatcaacaAACATTGGTTACATACAAAGGCAAAGAGATCGCGGGGGAACTTCCAAAAAATACTTCTGCTGGAAAATATCCAGACATTCAAGAAGTGAACGATGCCACATGGAAGCGCTTCCCACCCAAGAAGAATGTAAGCGCTGAAGAAGCAGAGGCTTTCTTCCGGAAGATGAATATGCCTGACTATGAAGTGGTAGATCAGTTGCGCAAATACCCTGAACAAGTGTCTATGCTATCTTTGCTAATGAGATCCGTCGAACATCAGAAGATCCTGCTCAAAACCTTGAATGAAGTGTATGTGTCAGCTGagacttcagttgaacaactTGAAAGAATGACGGAAAGGTTCTTTGCGGTTAATCAAGTTTCTTTTAGCAAGAACGATTTGCCTccgaagggagcagctcacaacaaggctttacatctgacagtcaagtgtgaagactactacgtcaagcgagtaatgttggatggggttttgggtgttgacatttgtccgctctccatgctgcaaagaatggaaattgggaccaaAAGGATTCACCCCAATAATGTCTGTGTAAGAgcttttgatggcatcaagaTGGAAACCCTCGGAGAAATAGACTTGATATTGACTATCGGGCCGGTGGAGTTCGAAGAAACTTTCCAGGTACTGGATATGAACACATCTTACAACTTTCTCCTCGGaagaccctggattcatgctgcaggggctgtaccctccactctccaccaaatggtgaagtttgaatatgaagatagggaaattgtggtccacggagaagacaaACAGtttatttatcgggacccatccatcccatatcttgaagcaagagaagggagtgagcacacAGTTTATCAGGCCTTTGAAATTGTGGTTGCAGACCAATACAAAGAAGgaaaaccttgcccccaacctttcctttctaatgcatcaatcatggtggccaaagaaatgatccgacatggtTTCAAACTGGGGAAGGGACTTGGGAGATCATTGCAAGGGATAGTTGAACTTATCACCCTGCCCACCAGTGAAAAGTTCTTCGGGGTAGGTTTCCGACCCACTCCAGCTGATAAAAGATGGGCAAATGATAGAAAGAATTATGGTTGGGTTTTGCCTCAGCCGGTTCCGCATCTTTACAaaacatttgtcaagccaaagtacattgaagaagaagatgatgaggcctTTACGGCCGAAAAGATTGAGGAAATATATGGGAAAATACTATATGAAACCCACATTGTCCAGCCAGGGGagggctcaagcaccgctgaggtgctataTATGGGACCCAATGCCAAgctgcaaaattggaaggctatgCCATTCCCAACCAGGCGGGAGTtccggtag
- the LOC138889611 gene encoding uncharacterized protein — protein sequence MKAQALADHLAENPIDDEYQPLSTYFPDEEINTIGVVSEDAHAWKMFFDGVVNAKAEYEACIMGMNMAIDQDVEDLLIMRDSDLIIQQAQGKWEIRDVKLIPYRQHVEDLSNRFKSIEFRYIPRCHNELADALATLASMLPYPGKPHIDPLEIQIRERHSYCNLYQQRMARAYNKKVRPRNFEVGQLVLRRILPHHQEAKGKFAPNWKGPYIIRKILPRGALYLGDIEGNDPETAVNANAVKRYYV from the exons atgaaagcccaggcgttagcagatcatttggctgagaacccgattGACGATGagtaccaaccattgagtacttattttccagatgaagagataAATACCATAGGAGTAGTCTCGGAAGACGCTCAtgcttggaagatgttctttgatggggttgtaaacgccaaag ctgaatatgaagcctgcatcatgggcatgaatatggcgatcgatcaagaTGTTGAAGATTTGTTGATTATGAGGGATTCTGATCTGATTATCCAACAAGCCCAGGGTAAATGGGAGattcgagatgtcaagcttattccttaccggcagCACGTGGAGGATCTCAGCAATCgattcaaatcaatagagttcaggtatataccgcggtgtcacaatgaactagccgacgcacttgccaccttagcttcaatgttaccttatccAGGCAAACCCCACATTGATCCCTTGGAAAtacaaatcagggaaagacacagttactgtaat ttgtaccaacaaagaatggcccgtgcttacaacaagaaagttcgacctaggaattttgaagtaggtcaactagtGTTGaggcgcattcttccacatcaccaggaagcaaaaggaaaatttgctcctaattggaaaggtccgtacatcatcaggaagatattgccaagaggagcgttgtatctgggtgatattgaaggaaatgatcctgaaacagctgTGAACGcgaatgcagtcaaaaggtactatgtctga